The DNA window TAAATCACTTTCGTAGTATCGAGTTCATTATGTACCTATAGAACCTCCTCTTTCCCATCTTCCAATGATAGATCTATTAAGTTATTCTCCATTGTCGAGAAATTTACCAAACTGATTAGAACCACTGCTATCTAATCACCACCGCGCCCCAAACAAaacaaaccaaaaacaaaaacctAAAAAAACCAAACCATGCTAGAGTAGCAGATCATAGACGTAGcagactaaatttttttttatctaaattaaaagtgatttgcCACTTGAATTTTTTAAAACCTACTTATACTGCATATTTAAATATTCGTTGaatggttatatttatttaaattaaaaagtgtaaaatattagtttaaaagaAGGGTAGAATATTAAAATGTGCAAGTAATTTAAAATGATTCCGgtccaataaaaatatttttcacggttaaaataataaaatattgattaTTGTTATGAACGGAGGTAACTTCAAAGAATTGCCAGCAAGACAAAGAATATTTTCAAAGCCtcgaaaatggaaaagaaaatccAATAATTTTCTAATTGCAAACAGAAATATTGACTGTGGAAGATCGTGAATTAGCCTTAGAAGCTCTAATAAGTTGAAAACAAAATTGTGAAGCATGGCGGGAGAAAGGAAGTCATTTCTAACGCCGACGCAGAGATATGGGGCGGGTGCGTTGTTCGCCTTTGCTGTTAACCAGGCTCAGATCCATCAGACTCGTCCTCTTGGACTTCCCTTTGAAGACGATCATCATTCCACTGGGGAGCGAACAAGTAGCAGTAGTAGCAACGAGTCAGTCTCTGACGATCCCGATCTTTGGGTCAACGAAAGATCGGGTCTGCTCCGACCGGTTTTCAGGTAGtcacttcatttttcttttccttttgattGATAGCCGAAATTGATTTCATGACAGGATTTTATCTGCCGGAGTTGCCTTTTCTGTTTTATTTGGATTTCTTGAATTCGGACACGATCAATTTTAGGATCTCGAATTCTTTCTCTTGACATTCCAAATTtcagaaaatttaataaaattctctctctctctctctctctctctctctctctctctctctctctctctctctctctctctctctctctctctcaggtTTCTAGATATCGACTCCGCTGCATGGCTTGGACTAGAAGAAACTGCTGGGACTTCGCGAGCCACCAATCATGTGGGCGCTGTATGTTGTTTCCTTTCTCTAATGGTCATGTTTATGATCACTTGAAGAAGAAATGTGCGCAATGTTTCAATGATTATTTTTCAGGTTATAAACATGTTTTTGTTACTTCGTATTCATACAGTTCATGAGGTTAATAGCTGAACAAAGTGAGGAAGGTTCTTCTGAAAGATTGGAGCAGGAGATTGCTCTGTCTAAAGCTGTTGATGCTATGGCATTTAGCATGGAAACAAATTCTGAATCTTCTCAGGTTAAGAAAGAGAAGTCTCGTAAATATGAACAGGAATATCGTGAGAAATATTCCACTCCTGAGGTTCCACCAAATTCTGTAATGGAAAACCAACCTATAGTGACTCCACCAGAGAGCGATTCTAACGTGCTTTGTGGGACTGATAACCATCATCTAATGTGTGATAGTTTGAATGAGAAACCTACTGAAGAGGTTGGGATGCTTACTTATCAGAGGAAAGTGATGGTTCTCTATGAGCTTCTTTCAGCTTGCCTTGCAGCTGCGGATACTCGTGAAGATAGCAAAAAATATACCCGACGAAGAAAAGGCTATGATGCTCGTCATCGTGTGGCTTTGCGGTTGCTGACAAGTTGGTTTGACATTGAGTGGATAAAAATGGTTTGTAAACTCAAGCTTTTGTCCCTTTGCCATCTTTCAAACTCAGGGCTTGCAGTATACAATGTCATTTTAGTAGGAGAAATAACTAAATAGATATGAATTGATGTCGATTTCTCTGTAATATTGAGTACCTACTAGATAGATGTTTATCTAAAGTTCTGTGTACTGTTAATAAGACCCTTAAGATTCCTTTTCGGGATTGTCCTTCATTGTCAGAGAAGATCTTTGGGACTTGTCTAATATAATAGCACATGTTAAGGTATGGAGTGTGGTATTTTGTCAAGAAACTAACCCTTTCCAGTGTAACTGTTCATagattttctttatatatacatatatattctcCCTATTAGTGAACCTTTGTGTTTGCAGGAAAGCATTGAGATGATAGTTGCTTTCTCTGCAATGGCTTTAGTAAAAGAGAAAGAAGCACAAGAAGAAGAATCCCAGTCGTCAGGGAGCACATGGGCGAAATGGAAGCGTCGTGGTATCATTGGTGCTGCTGCAGTGGCTGGAGGAACTTTGATGGCCATTACTGGAGGTAtgtgattgtctaaaccatttTATTGGGCAATTAATTTCTTGGAAACTAAAAGTGGATGTGATGGTCATCCACATAATTAGCTCTTAGTTACCATGTTCTTGTTATTTAGAATTGATTTCTATTTTCTCTTATCTAGGAATTGGTTAGGTTCAAATAGTTGGTTTTATcaattttttgtttcaaatttgttATCATCTTGTATTTGTTTAGGTATTTATCACTATAAATACCCAGAATGTATGGAATAAAAAGCATCTCATTTTTTATCCCCTTTCATACTTTTTTTATGATATCACGAGCCTTCTAAACTCTAACGAGTTAGATCCTCCGGTAACCCATCCATCTCTACCCTCAAAAGGCCACTTATGTTTTTGTCGTCAACTCCAACTCTACTACCAACAACAccttttttgttcaattagctgaGAGTCACAACTTCTCCCTTTGGAGAGCTCACGTGTTCAGGCTCTTGCATGGTCACAACCCCTAGTTCATCTTGATGGATCTAGTCCTATACAGGCTCCCACCATGTCTCAAAACTATTGGGATGTTGCTAATCTCAAGTTCCTTGCTTGGTTCTGCCAAGATCAGTTAATTCAAAATGCTATCTGAACCTTTGCTGATCCAACCCTTGCCACCATAGTTGCAGCAGCAGCAACAACCACCAAAGCTGCTTGGGGTGCTCTCCACACTGCATATTCAAACAAGTCTAAAATGAGAGAATCTTCAGTTTGCTCGATCATTTGGCTCAtctttccaaactcacccttcgTATCACTAATTATCTATTCCAAGTTCATTCCCTCTATGAAAAACTTAAAACCACCGTGACTGTTGTGTCTAATGCATAACTCAGTCAAAATCATCACTAGACTTGGATCTGACTTTTGTGAACTTTTAGCTGTTGTCTATGCAAGAGATCAAAGCTGCTTGACGATGAAGTCTTCTTGAAACATAATGAGACTTGAACATCACATTTGACCTCCACTACCGTTGCCATAGCTCAACGCACTACTCCTTGGAACAACAACTTTTGTTTAAACTACAATGATCTTGCCAATAATCAATCTTGGCACTCTCAACCATGGCAGCCAAAGAAGAAATCAACAACCACCACCTACTGATAACACCCTCCATTGACAGCTTTGTGACTTACCTGGTCATTCTGCAAGGGTTTGTAGCTCACAGTCACATAATCACCTTCAGGCTCGAGTCAACTTTGCTGGCCAACTACTCTACCAACAGGAATCCTGGGTTGTTGACACTGATGCAACACACCATAGTGCATCATATGCTTGAAGATTAACCACTTTACATGACGACTATGGTCTCGAAGGGGTTGCAATGGGAAACAGTTGTGCTCCAAATAGAAGTTTTCACACCAACTCAAGTAACTCACAAACTTTAAGTCTTGGTGTTGTCATCCCCCCAACCAGACCCTATACAATCGGCTTCCCTCCTTCCTTCAACTACTAATAATAGCTCCTTATGACTTACCAAAGATGAAAAACCCAATCCCATCCTAAGCCTACATCTGCATCCCACTTGTCCATCATGTCTTCCACCAATGCCTTGTCCCAACCTGTAGACCCTCTTCCCTTGTTTGTGTCAAACAAACCCTCATCTACACAAAGGGTCGCGATCCCGCAAGGGTGAGCTAACTCCAAAAACCCGTCCTCAGTTCAGATTGCAGGCTGCAACTCGCCTGCATGAAGCCGGGTCAGATCTAGTGTGATCGTACATGGATGGTAGTTGGAGTCGGCGGCTCCCCTAGGTTCCCCCATTTGGGATCCCTGGGGAAGAGGATCAAGTTGGCCCTTCTGAACAGCTTGATGCACTATCTCCTTTCAACCCTTTGAGCGAAATGCAGCAAAAGGAAGGAAAATCCATGGACCAACCCCATCCAAGAGTAATCAAGTCCTTTCCCAAATTCCCCGAAATCCAAACCAGGCTCTCACCTACCCATTATGGAAATCTGCACTGCAaagtgaatttgatgcttttgTTTTAAATCAAACATGGGATTTGGTGCCTTATTACTCTTTAAAGAACGTGGTTGATTGTAAGTGGTTATTCTAAATTAAGCATTAAAAGCGGATGTGATGGTCTTGTACATGATTAGCTCTGAGTTACTCTGTTCCTGTTATTTAGGAGttggttttttgttttttcttatcTAGGATTTGGTTAGTTCAAATAGTTGGTtttatcattttatctttttgtttcaaatttgttATTATCTTGTATTTAGTTAATTTACCTCTATAAATTCCAGCACGTGTGGAATAAAGTCATCTCATTTTTCAGTCCCTTTCAATACTCTTTTAGAAACTAAAGTTTCAACTCTCATGACTTTAATGTTTTTGACCTTTTTGGTTCACCATTTTACTATTAAACAGGGTTAGCTGCTCCAGCAATTGCTGCAGGATTTGGTGCCCTGGCTCCAACATTAGGCACTTTAGTCCCTGTCATTGGAGCAAGTGGGTTTGCTGCAGCTGCAAGTGCTGCTGGAACTGTTGCAGGTTCTGTTGCTGTTGCCGCATCATTTGGAGGTGTATGACTAATCATGAATCTCCTAAGTTACCATTCTTATCATGTCATTTTCCGTACTGCAGGATTCACTGTATAGTTTCTGTTTGTTATACTTATAGTTTTATTTCAGAAATTTTATACTAATATATGTTAAACCTATCCAAGATACACTTGGTACATACTGCTCTCAAGAAGTCTTTCAATACCATATTAATATCTATTTTTACACGCTGTTCTACCCAGCTGCTGGAGCTGGGCTTACAGGTTCTAAAATGGCTAGGAGAACTGGTAACATTGATGAATTTGAATTTATAGCTATTGGAGACTATCATAACCAGGGCGTAAGTTCTTATAGActtctttcttttctgtttctGGGGACTTAGAAAACTATGGTGTCTGGACCTTATTAGTGGTCTGGAAATTTTAGTTCTGATTTAACTTTTTATTTCAGCGACTAGCAGTTGAGATTTTGATCTCTGGATTTGTTTTCAGTAAGGAAGATTATGTAAGGCCCTGGGAAGGACAAATTGACAACATGGAAAGGTACAGAATTTTGATACCATTACCCACTGTATGtggaacctttttttttttaaaacacttttGATGGATAAAAGGAAAATTATAGGTTTGCGCTGCTGTGGGAGTCCCGGAATCTGATTGCAGTGAGCACCGCAATTCAGGATTGGCTAACTTCAAGTAATGGGTTTATGTCTGATTTTTAAAATAGCATCTTAATCATATGAATTGTCTATATTTGAACATTGCTTCTGCTTGCTGCAGGTATTGCTTTGGAGTTAATGAGACAGGGTGCAATGATGACGGTTTTAAGCTCGCTTGTAGCAGCATTGGCATTGCCAGCAGTATTACTTTCGGCTACTAACTTTATAGACAGCAAATGGTCAATTGCTGTGGACAGGTTTGATTTGCTTAGAGGTTTAGCAGAGTACTTGGCTTTGTAAAAGGGAAGAACAATCTTCCAGtttcattttattgttttatatcaTGCTGTGTTTATTAGGTTTATCTTGTGGCTCTTATGAGGGGCATTCTTTGCTTAAAATTTTCTACTATAGAATGTAAATATTTCTAGTTTGTGGTTTGACATCAAATTCGTTAGGCTTGTCCAAAACTCAAATCTTCATAGGGACAAGCTTTAACTTTCGAGTGTCTCAAAATAGAATATCAAGGTGGCTAATGCTGTAGAGAAATTTTCATATTACCTGATTTGTCTAAAAGTTTCTTTTGGTGAATTGTCACAACAGTTTTATCTTTATGAACCCAAAATTGTCTACAAATTAAATTCCTTATAAGCAGGTTAGCTTAATGTATTAACTGTATGTGCTGGATGTAGCTGATATTGGATTTTCACCGAGTTAAGACATTTAAATCTTATTTGAACGTTTGGGAACTACTGTAGTACACTACCCAAGTCTAATTATGTCTTTATCTTCTTCTATTGCCTAGGTCTGATAAAGCAGGAAGGTTGTTAGCTGAAGTTTTATTGAAAGGTTACCAAGGTAACAGGTATACATGTGGCATTTAGAGGAATGTCtgttattcattaaaacataaacttCGGCAAAATGATCTTGCCATTGTTCATCTTTGGGATTCCATGAATTTTTCAGACCTGTGACACTCATTGGCTACTCACTTGGAGCACGAGTGATTTTCAGTTGTCTTCAGGCTTTGTCTGAGACTGAACGAAATGGTAACTACTATCCTCATAGGCTTTTTTATTTTGCTGTAGTGGTTGGAGTTTCCTAAGGCTATTCTACTATGTTGGCAGCTGAACTTGTAGAACGAGTTGTTCTTCTTGGAGCACCCATTGCAATTAAAGACGAGAACTGGGAAGCTGCCAGAAAGGTATTTTTCCCTTACAATTAGTGTGCTTTTCATTATTAGAACATACAGATTAATTCCTAGTGTCTTTTGCAGATGGTGGCTGGAAGGTTTATAAATGCTTACTCTACGAAAGATTGGATGCTTGGAGTTGCTTTCCGTGCAAGGTATGCACAATGAATAAGTCATTACTGTTCATCAGCCTTGACGAGAAATATCAATTGAGCAACATCCTTTTACTGATGCAAACTAATGGTAACTTGGAAACAGTTTATTGACAAATGGATTAGCCGGATTACAACCAGTTGATGTGCAAGGGATTGAGAATGTAAGTCATGCCAGTTATAATTTTTTCCACCTAGCTGTTCATCGTGCTAATTCCTTAAAATTCTCTTCAGGTTGACGTAACAGATACGATCGAAGGTCACTCATCCTATCTGTGGTCTACAAGGAAGATTTTGGAGCGGCTTGAACTAGAAGTTTGCTATCCCGTTTTCAAGAGCAAAGAAAAGGAAGAATAGTACTACTCAACTTTGGCTGCTTCAGTTAGctttatttctttcattctttcaacGTCAAATGAAATCTGAAGTCAAATAGCAGCAGGGTGAGGCAACTGTATTTTCTGTTCATATTTTGCTAATTGCTCTCTGTATATATATAAGCAGGCGCTTGCTTGCAACTTAAAAAAGCAAGCAAGCAAGACGAATGTTGATAGTTTACTTTGCTGGCCGCTTTAATAAATTTAAGATATCACCCAAATACTGTATTACATAAAATATACGGGCATAATAATAAATGTTCtactcttctttctttctttttttttttttatcattatggttttaattattttagatcATTTTGACCCTCAAATTTGAacggttaaaattttaatgacattgatatgaaaatttagaaaaattaaaataaaaaaaacaaacaaattatcTTACAGTAGTTATTAATTTTATGTGAATTAtcaattaaaacttttaattaataaaaagtagattaaattttaaaggtttaagGTCAATATGATtcgaatcaaaataataaaagaggtaaacattaaaattaaaaattgtcatTATGCCTTTATATTTGTACTAGATCAAATCATTTCTATATTTAACtttattgttaaattttgtttggatgatttttatttttcgagcTTCTCGTAAATATGTTAACAGAAGTTCAATTCTTTTCTTcattatttgagttttttttttaaggtaataTAAAGATGTTTAAAACTAGAGTTATCAATTGAATACCtagattttgatgaatttgttgaatttgaattttgaaatgatgaatttcttttatttgaattattttaaatttagttcaTTTTAGTTTGTAACTatcaattgaatttttatttgagtCATCTCGATTTAtgtaattttgattttggattaattttggttgaattatttttaaattgatcttgttgattttttttataattaaattaggttgAATTGAAAGATAATAGGATCTAATTTTTGAATGATAGtttattattaagttaaatatTCAGTATGTTGTTGgtggtgaattttttttaaaagaaataaagttaaataaatgtatataaattatttttagggtaaactatattaTAGGTCACTCAATTATATTTACGTTTCTTTTTTGGTCATTCAATTGTAAAAAGTTGCAAAATAGTCATCCAAtttattgcatttattttttttgtcaccaatcgttaatttaataatagaaagAGGACGTGACAATTAcaaaaattgacataataacaaatttagttctCAATGTTCACACATTTATGTTAATTTGGTCTTAATTCTATTCTCAAAGTTTACACATTATGTAATTTGATTTGATCCTAATTTTAAAAGGGGTGTTcgatgctttttttttttggaagatcCAAACAATGAAAACAAGCATAACGGTGTAGGAACAATACAACTTCTAGGACAATCTGACAATTAGATTTGGAGATTGAAGAAAGAGAGTTTGATACTTTGAGTGTAGATCTTAGGAAAATCAAAGCGGATTTTGATGAAATGGAGGTTGATTAGGAAAAAGGGAAAACAAGTTTAAGGATGTTTTTTAGGCTTAAGTTGCTACCAATTACCGGAGGTCAGTGATTGGCAAATGGTGGCTGGCGCAAATCTTGGTTGTTGAAAGTTGCAATGTTGTCGGAATCGGATTGGATCAGTCGTTCCGACTGGTTAGACCGAGAATCGGTCGAGGTACTGGTCATGAGAGTGGCTTTGAACCGATTAAATCGGGCATTGGTACAAACCGGTTGAATCAGTGGTTGAACAAGGATTTCTAATTTATTTcgcatttttaataatttttttaatctgatCTATTGGACTAATAAATCAGTAGCATGACCAATTCGACAACTAACctagtttaaaaaaaatagaattttgagTTATGGGTTTAGATAAATAACAATAGAGAGAAAATATAAAAGGGAgagaaaagaaggaaaagaaaatggaaaaaggaGAGGGAGAAGGAAATgtattttcttaaagttttaagttttgaaattttgagatttatatttatttcttaattttttgttataaaacGGGTAAAACCTTGATCAtcaaatgtatatataaacattaaggattaaatttattattatgttaatttttataattgtCATATCATCTTTTCATTCTCAATTAATAGCTACTGTAATGATTCTATAGTTAGGGGTGTTTGAAAGTGTATTCCCGGGACTCTGTTCCCGTAAAtcgaactcgtaaatatttattaaaaatatttactaagTTAGTTGTGTAATTAATTAGATttcggttaagtgaatttgcatgaattaagagttattatagtataaagactaaatcacgtaaaggaTTAAAAGTTGTATTATAGATTTAAAAGTAATAGAGGGACTAAAGTAGCCATTACCCCATTTATCTAAGGTTAGTGGACGGCAttgatgtatatgtatatatatatgttttattattattatgagatgtatatacatatatgttatattataattaaaacaaaataaaagataataaaaagtAGCGGTGGCAtgcaaattaaagtaaaaagaagaaagaaaaagaaagatagaaaagGGAGAAGAAGTTGAAGCAAAGCTAAGGGCTTTTacgtttaaatttaaaattggttagtcaatttagttcattttcttgtaatttttatatttttggaatctcggtactTAGGGCCAGccgacccatgttgaaattttagcattgattaagattttaaatgttgttaatgttgaatagttttagtattagggattaaattgatagatttttaagctagaaatggaaatggattaaattgtagaacaaattgtaaatttaggagtttaattgaaaatagggatctaaatttagcttaaagtgaaattagtataaaaatataggattaaatgtgaagaataaaaattagtctcggtttagggactaaattggaatttaagcaaatattgagtaaaaattgaaatatttaatgtgaaattgaattgtgttgtattgatgtattttaattattttaattccgtagctaacgtcatactagaatcctcgactaaaaggggaaaggataaaatcgacgtcgaatagctcggaatccacagtttgtatttctataatccgaacctagttgttaattgttgtattttgatttaatgcatatgttaagtggttgaggtgagtattttggcactttgatagtgaattgaaattatagctgattgaaatggattgaattggtatatacattatgaatgtattgattatttgaattgaaatgaatatatgtgtaaatgtgataatgtgcaaatatgagaattggatattggttgtaattgaaaagtgaaatgaaactcTATTAACTGTACCAGGCTGAGTCgtatatagatggcatgccataggataggaaaagttcaaggatttcttcgacttcgagtcgatgaggcactgggtgccaatttgcttcgatttaaccgatgagacactgagtgtcaaTTTATATAACGCTGGACGcaattattacttcggatttatccaatgaggcactggtgccaaactggtgtgttggttggatccgtgtatccgttcgagtccgagtcatgttaataggggtaattaaataataaagttctatgattgatattgaatggcatgatatgtgaaatggaaatgagatagtgaattaaaatatgaaaattgagatatgttgtgattaaatgaaatacatgagttatgtactcatgaattgaaaATTGGAATGGATAATGCCATTGTATAAACAAATGTGGAATGATaagtgaaaagctatttatataacaAGTGAtatgaattgagatatttgttaaACAAATCAAGTATGATAGCATGTGAAAATTGAGTATAGTATCAAATGATATGGTAATATGCTTGAATTTGAAATGATGGTATATGATAGTTGTGAGCTTAGACAATAGTATGTTCGTATAATTCAAATTATGCATTCTTGTATCATTATGTCTTTaattgtttggattatagaaatatcgcTAAGTTTTACTCAGCATACGATTTTGTtttgtgcgcaggttaggtacttctctttttatcgccgactcagcatccaacaacgatcccaaTCTCAAATGTGATGATGTTTACCTTTTGTAATGACATGTACCTATGATGTGTTTGGTTGTTAGTGAATTTGGTATATGAGATGTAATTGAgtttaagtataatgttggtttggtatatataaacttatgtttgtgtttgaagccataatTTGGCATGTTGTTTTGAGCCAAGGCTTGTTAGGTGTATGTGAATTTAAGCTTGATGATTAGGTGATTATAAGCTAGGCTAAATTgagtgattttggtatgttttaaactttgatttgaatgatgcattGTTGATaggttttgatgatataaatgtggtaccaataagggtacattggttaggcacctaggatgattgttttgacgtgttttgagtatgtttgatcgtgttttgaataggttaaatgaatgtttttttgagttgcttaatgcccaagcaagtaggaaatggtaaacttgttttTTAAGGTACAATTTAGGTTCACACGGccggcacacgggtgtgtgaggccatttcaagtgttacacagcctagcacacgggcgtgtggcttggccgtgtaatccaagtcagtgagttacatcagcatggacacgggctgggacacggccatgtctccCTATTTCAAAAGTTACGctgcctaagacacgggcgtgtgtctcagccgtgtgagtcacacggcagTGTGACCCTTGCAgctgaatttttctaacttttcctcaaaatttttaaatgtttctaatttagtccagAATCGTTTTTAAAGTAATTCTAAAGCCTCAAGGGCTTGAATAAGGAACGATATGCATGCTTAATGACGGATTATGTTGtgattattgaaatgttttgaaatgaataatTTAGGTAACGTTTATTCGGTAATGCTCCGAATCCCTATTCCAGCAAcgaatatgggttaagggtgttacaactacGGACAAAAAAAATGAGAAACTCAATTAGTTAGGTAACTATTTTATAACTTCTTATAGATACATGAAACGAAAAAGAAACTATGAGCAAGTTTTTAAatattagtcactaaattatgagTAAGTTTTCGTTtgggtcacttaactaaaaaaaattataatttggttactaaagttttcaaaattattttttgctCAC is part of the Gossypium hirsutum isolate 1008001.06 chromosome D11, Gossypium_hirsutum_v2.1, whole genome shotgun sequence genome and encodes:
- the LOC107913022 gene encoding transmembrane and coiled-coil domain-containing protein 4 isoform X1, whose protein sequence is MAGERKSFLTPTQRYGAGALFAFAVNQAQIHQTRPLGLPFEDDHHSTGERTSSSSSNESVSDDPDLWVNERSGLLRPVFRFLDIDSAAWLGLEETAGTSRATNHVGAFMRLIAEQSEEGSSERLEQEIALSKAVDAMAFSMETNSESSQVKKEKSRKYEQEYREKYSTPEVPPNSVMENQPIVTPPESDSNVLCGTDNHHLMCDSLNEKPTEEVGMLTYQRKVMVLYELLSACLAAADTREDSKKYTRRRKGYDARHRVALRLLTSWFDIEWIKMESIEMIVAFSAMALVKEKEAQEEESQSSGSTWAKWKRRGIIGAAAVAGGTLMAITGGLAAPAIAAGFGALAPTLGTLVPVIGASGFAAAASAAGTVAGSVAVAASFGAAGAGLTGSKMARRTGNIDEFEFIAIGDYHNQGRLAVEILISGFVFSKEDYVRPWEGQIDNMERFALLWESRNLIAVSTAIQDWLTSSIALELMRQGAMMTVLSSLVAALALPAVLLSATNFIDSKWSIAVDRSDKAGRLLAEVLLKGYQGNRPVTLIGYSLGARVIFSCLQALSETERNAELVERVVLLGAPIAIKDENWEAARKMVAGRFINAYSTKDWMLGVAFRASLLTNGLAGLQPVDVQGIENVDVTDTIEGHSSYLWSTRKILERLELEVCYPVFKSKEKEE
- the LOC107913022 gene encoding transmembrane and coiled-coil domain-containing protein 4 isoform X3; translated protein: MAGERKSFLTPTQRYGAGALFAFAVNQAQIHQTRPLGLPFEDDHHSTGERTSSSSSNESVSDDPDLWVNERSGLLRPVFRFLDIDSAAWLGLEETAGTSRATNHVGAFMRLIAEQSEEGSSERLEQEIALSKAVDAMAFSMETNSESSQVKKEKSRKYEQEYREKYSTPEVPPNSVMENQPIVTPPESDSNVLCGTDNHHLMCDSLNEKPTEEVGMLTYQRKVMVLYELLSACLAAADTREDSKKYTRRRKGYDARHRVALRLLTSWFDIEWIKMESIEMIVAFSAMALVKEKEAQEEESQSSGSTWAKWKRRGIIGAAAVAGGTLMAITGGLAAPAIAAGFGALAPTLGTLVPVIGASGFAAAASAAGTVAGSVAVAASFGAAGAGLTGSKMARRTGNIDEFEFIAIGDYHNQGRLAVEILISGFVFSKEDYVRPWEGQIDNMERFALLWESRNLIAVSTAIQDWLTSSIALELMRQGAMMTVLSSLVAALALPAVLLSATNFIDSKWSIAVDRSDKAGRLLAEVLLKGYQVVGVS
- the LOC107913022 gene encoding transmembrane and coiled-coil domain-containing protein 4 isoform X2 — encoded protein: MAGERKSFLTPTQRYGAGALFAFAVNQAQIHQTRPLGLPFEDDHHSTGERTSSSSSNESVSDDPDLWVNERSGLLRPVFRFLDIDSAAWLGLEETAGTSRATNHVGAFMRLIAEQSEEGSSERLEQEIALSKAVDAMAFSMETNSESSQVKKEKSRKYEQEYREKYSTPEVPPNSVMENQPIVTPPESDSNVLCGTDNHHLMCDSLNEKPTEEVGMLTYQRKVMVLYELLSACLAAADTREDSKKYTRRRKGYDARHRVALRLLTSWFDIEWIKMESIEMIVAFSAMALVKEKEAQEEESQSSGSTWAKWKRRGIIGAAAVAGGTLMAITGGLAAPAIAAGFGALAPTLGTLVPVIGASGFAAAASAAGTVAGSVAVAASFGAAGAGLTGSKMARRTGNIDEFEFIAIGDYHNQGRLAVEILISGFVFSKEDYVRPWEGQIDNMERFALLWESRNLIAVSTAIQDWLTSSIALELMRQGAMMTVLSSLVAALALPAVLLSATNFIDSKWSIAVDRSDKAGRLLAEVLLKGYQGNSGWSFLRLFYYVGS